Proteins found in one Vallitalea guaymasensis genomic segment:
- a CDS encoding dihydrodipicolinate synthase family protein — MVKKPTGSWVAMPTPFKANGSIDYSGFEILIERQIRYGTSQLFILGSAGEVTLLSIEEKKSIVKEVIKMTKNKIPVYFNASAASTNQSVEFAKFLEHEGADGVIFTVPPYLLIPQTAVYEHLNTCMSSIKIPCGIYNNPSRVGVNIEPKTIAKLAANNSNFIVDKEAMPKVSQLVNVKRLCGNQVNLLCCDYTDYSIVIPTLAVGGHGTANIGGNIIPEEVATFSRPWDSVEKMKDCRNLYFKYYPLIESLYQLTNPIVIKAALKILGLPGGHLRKPYLEFTGQKYRDLEKLMNDLGVIDRYGVR; from the coding sequence ATGGTTAAAAAACCTACTGGCTCATGGGTGGCCATGCCAACACCATTTAAAGCCAACGGTTCAATTGACTATTCAGGATTTGAAATCCTGATAGAAAGGCAAATCAGATACGGAACTTCGCAACTATTTATACTGGGTTCTGCCGGTGAAGTTACATTGTTATCCATCGAAGAGAAAAAGAGTATAGTCAAAGAAGTTATTAAAATGACAAAAAATAAAATACCTGTATACTTCAATGCTTCTGCGGCATCTACAAATCAGAGTGTTGAATTTGCAAAATTTTTAGAACATGAAGGTGCAGATGGTGTAATATTTACAGTACCGCCATATCTTCTCATACCTCAAACAGCAGTATATGAGCATTTAAATACATGTATGAGCTCTATTAAAATCCCTTGTGGTATTTACAATAATCCTTCAAGAGTGGGTGTAAATATTGAACCAAAGACCATTGCAAAACTTGCAGCAAATAATAGTAATTTTATAGTTGATAAAGAAGCAATGCCAAAAGTTTCACAGTTAGTAAACGTTAAAAGGTTATGTGGTAATCAAGTTAACCTTTTGTGTTGTGATTATACAGATTATTCAATAGTTATCCCGACATTAGCAGTAGGAGGTCACGGAACTGCTAACATAGGCGGCAACATTATTCCTGAAGAAGTAGCGACGTTTTCCAGACCTTGGGATTCTGTTGAAAAAATGAAAGACTGTAGAAATCTTTACTTTAAATATTATCCATTAATAGAAAGCTTGTATCAATTAACAAATCCTATAGTTATAAAAGCAGCTCTTAAAATATTAGGTTTGCCAGGAGGACATTTGCGTAAACCATATTTGGAATTTACCGGCCAGAAATACCGTGATCTGGAAAAACTGATGAATGATCTAGGTGTTATAGACAGATATGGAGTGAGGTAA
- a CDS encoding TAXI family TRAP transporter solute-binding subunit: MKKNKVLSISVIVVLLFAMVTGCSNTSKIKRCSLGSGSVGGTFYLMGGGITTLINKYLPDNFMYSTETTGGSTANLGMLQKGDVELGIAMTSSVLGGYQGSAAWTNGVAHDKVRGMIALYPSSMTIYALADMDIETLKDLNGKTVGLGSKGAAMDTTLRIIFDEMGIKPSAIHNDGHSATAKAVADGVIDCAITFMNPPWPAIMEIEGTKDLKFIALTEDEQNKIMDIFDFYSKSVIKKGAYKGVKEDTLSLNEWNFLCTSSDISVDEIYIITKTIYENQADLLAIHHAASNIVPENNIYSPIPLHGGVVKYMEEVGIDVPSELIPDEYTKE; the protein is encoded by the coding sequence ATGAAAAAGAATAAAGTACTATCTATCAGCGTAATAGTAGTGTTACTATTTGCAATGGTAACAGGATGTTCTAATACCTCAAAAATTAAGAGATGTTCTTTAGGCAGCGGATCAGTTGGAGGCACTTTCTATTTAATGGGTGGTGGAATTACAACATTAATTAATAAATACCTACCCGATAATTTTATGTATAGCACAGAAACAACCGGAGGGTCTACAGCAAATCTTGGAATGTTACAAAAAGGAGATGTTGAATTAGGAATTGCTATGACTTCAAGTGTTCTCGGTGGTTATCAAGGTAGTGCAGCTTGGACTAATGGTGTTGCACATGACAAAGTCAGAGGCATGATTGCACTGTATCCATCTTCAATGACAATTTATGCTTTGGCTGACATGGATATCGAGACGTTAAAAGATTTGAATGGCAAAACTGTTGGTCTTGGAAGTAAAGGCGCCGCAATGGATACCACATTAAGAATTATATTTGATGAAATGGGCATCAAACCTAGCGCAATACATAATGATGGTCATTCAGCTACTGCAAAAGCTGTTGCAGATGGCGTTATTGACTGTGCAATAACATTTATGAATCCACCATGGCCTGCAATTATGGAAATAGAAGGAACAAAAGATCTAAAGTTTATTGCACTCACAGAAGATGAACAAAACAAAATTATGGATATCTTTGATTTCTATTCTAAGTCAGTAATTAAAAAAGGAGCTTATAAAGGTGTTAAAGAAGATACTCTTTCTTTAAACGAATGGAATTTCCTTTGTACAAGTTCTGATATTTCTGTAGATGAAATATACATTATTACCAAAACTATTTATGAGAATCAAGCAGACTTATTAGCAATTCATCATGCCGCTAGTAATATAGTACCAGAAAATAATATTTACTCACCTATTCCATTACATGGCGGCGTAGTTAAATATATGGAGGAAGTTGGAATCGATGTACCCTCAGAACTAATTCCAGACGAATATACAAAAGAATAA
- a CDS encoding FAD-dependent oxidoreductase: MEKHIVVIGGNAAGLSAASRARRGNKNIKISVFEKTENISIGACGLPYFLGNMINEKEDLVAINAETLKKKRNIDVYTGCKVTAINRDNKTITVSSCNGKEDIRYDSLVIATGASPIIPEFADVNTEGIYTLRNLEDGTAIKNYIRKNNVKKAAIIGGGLIGLEVAEQLSINDIEVTVFELSPKILGFINDNYVQMLLEHIEANGIKVLTNNGIQDILVEDGRVTGLVTTKEEKIDIDLIVFSIGVKPNSRIAEDAGLEIGYKGGIVVDDYMRTSDKSIYSAGDCVQMKNIITNTFTYVPLGTTANKQGKLVGANIVGENQKFRGILSSQVTKVFDFYIASTGLTIEQARNNGYNPVSISITKNDKASYYVGGKENHIYLVFERTTGKILGAQAIGSESVAGRINVLVAAITANMTVNDLNELDLVYAPPVAPVYDPLLIAASQAIKKVNK; the protein is encoded by the coding sequence ATGGAAAAACACATAGTCGTAATCGGCGGTAATGCAGCTGGTCTTAGTGCAGCTTCAAGAGCAAGGAGAGGTAACAAAAATATTAAAATATCTGTATTCGAAAAAACAGAAAATATAAGTATAGGTGCATGTGGCTTACCTTATTTCCTTGGAAACATGATTAATGAAAAAGAGGATCTAGTAGCAATAAACGCAGAGACTCTCAAAAAAAAGAGGAATATAGATGTTTATACAGGATGTAAAGTAACTGCTATCAACAGAGATAATAAAACAATAACAGTATCAAGTTGTAACGGCAAAGAAGATATAAGATATGATTCGCTTGTCATTGCTACTGGGGCAAGTCCTATTATTCCAGAGTTTGCAGATGTAAATACAGAAGGTATATATACATTAAGAAATCTAGAAGATGGAACCGCTATAAAAAATTATATCAGAAAGAACAATGTGAAAAAGGCTGCTATCATAGGCGGCGGATTAATAGGTCTTGAAGTTGCAGAACAATTATCAATAAACGATATTGAAGTCACTGTATTCGAATTATCTCCAAAGATACTTGGCTTTATTAATGATAATTATGTTCAAATGTTATTAGAACATATTGAAGCGAATGGTATTAAGGTATTAACAAACAATGGTATTCAAGATATTCTAGTAGAGGATGGTAGAGTAACAGGGCTTGTAACTACAAAAGAAGAGAAGATAGATATAGACCTTATTGTATTTTCAATAGGAGTAAAACCTAACTCACGTATTGCTGAAGATGCAGGACTTGAGATTGGTTATAAAGGCGGTATAGTCGTAGATGATTATATGAGAACAAGCGATAAATCTATATATTCAGCTGGGGATTGCGTTCAAATGAAAAATATTATTACCAATACATTTACATATGTTCCATTAGGAACAACAGCAAACAAACAAGGAAAACTTGTTGGCGCTAATATTGTCGGAGAAAACCAAAAATTCAGAGGCATTCTATCTTCTCAGGTAACAAAGGTTTTTGATTTCTACATCGCTTCCACTGGATTAACTATAGAACAAGCAAGAAACAATGGTTACAATCCAGTCTCAATAAGTATAACAAAAAATGATAAAGCATCTTATTATGTTGGCGGGAAAGAGAATCACATTTACCTTGTATTTGAACGTACAACCGGTAAGATATTAGGTGCACAAGCTATCGGCAGTGAATCTGTAGCCGGAAGAATAAATGTATTAGTTGCAGCAATAACAGCAAACATGACGGTTAATGATTTAAATGAGCTAGATTTAGTGTATGCTCCGCCAGTAGCACCAGTTTATGATCCATTGCTAATTGCAGCAAGCCAAGCTATTAAAAAAGTAAATAAATAA
- a CDS encoding Crp/Fnr family transcriptional regulator translates to MDIKNISLVFPEIYDKALETLIRQHSYEKFYKKNAILTHPGDNLNYIYYIKRGKTKHYMSNDEGLEKTLYILNSGWLFGEMAHALGYKTGVFSIAATDLTLYIIHSKTVDKLLNESLLFQNAIIHCLSHKISTLRYEIENLTFNSVKDRIKRLFFMFVNTEHILDGEWYELNFNYTHHEIGVLIGSARVTVSKTINILYNEGFIRIVNRKYQMHVKVYRDYFKKMQTNN, encoded by the coding sequence ATGGATATAAAGAATATTAGTTTAGTATTTCCTGAAATATATGATAAAGCTTTAGAAACTTTAATTCGTCAGCATTCTTATGAAAAATTCTATAAAAAGAATGCTATTTTAACACATCCTGGGGATAACCTCAACTATATTTATTATATTAAGAGAGGTAAAACCAAACATTATATGAGTAATGATGAGGGTCTAGAAAAAACTCTGTATATTCTCAATTCGGGCTGGTTGTTTGGAGAAATGGCACATGCTTTAGGATATAAAACAGGAGTATTTTCTATAGCTGCTACTGATTTGACCTTATATATTATTCATTCAAAGACTGTGGACAAACTATTGAATGAAAGCCTGTTATTTCAAAATGCTATAATACATTGTTTATCTCACAAAATTAGCACCTTAAGGTATGAGATTGAAAATCTCACTTTTAACTCTGTAAAAGATCGAATTAAAAGACTGTTTTTCATGTTTGTGAACACCGAACATATTCTTGATGGTGAATGGTATGAATTGAATTTTAATTATACACACCATGAAATAGGAGTTCTAATTGGTAGTGCTAGAGTTACAGTAAGTAAAACTATTAATATTCTTTATAATGAGGGTTTTATACGTATTGTTAACCGAAAATATCAAATGCATGTAAAAGTTTACCGAGATTATTTTAAGAAAATGCAAACGAATAATTGA
- a CDS encoding TRAP transporter permease has translation MNDLTYNKYKKIFTILISVFTGLIHIANFTIYTLPSIKFFAIHLMLGLALIFLHYETKNIGFTNNKFLCRIIDWILIALSFITGLYIIINFDFYTQVMQTSVLTYQVLFFGIIVVGLVLIASIKVLGYILPSIATIMIIYAIFGNNISGIMGHKGYSFMRVVATVYSDLGVYGTPIAVSATNVFLFVLFAALLGATGADEIFRDLAIALAGKKRGGPAKMAVIASTFFGTLSGSCVANVVSTGAFTIPLMKKEGYPKKFAGAVEAVASTGGQIMPPIMGAAAFVLADIAGLPYTTVCLAALLPALMYYTVLIKMVDLEAIKRSFSGMPEDKIPNAKKVAKKGMKLFIPVIVLLFQLFIMKETPMKSAIWAILAIIICGFLDKRNRLTLAKLAYGFRSAGKSITQVVAACATSGIVIGMFALTGLGLKFSSTIVALGRDNILLSLLLAMFVCIILGMGLPTTAAYIICATAIAPALIKIGIEPLAAHLFLLYFACISAITPPVAVASYAASGIAEEDSMSVSLEAVKLGIAGFVLPFTFTYNSQFVSFGFNLTTLVTWVSGFIFCYSVAYAIQGYVNTNVKTSVIERIAFLSIAIFMLKANLISLTVGGIMFLLLVKGRKILKKKNY, from the coding sequence GTGAACGATCTAACATATAACAAATACAAAAAAATTTTTACTATTTTAATCTCTGTGTTTACAGGACTAATACATATTGCCAATTTCACCATCTATACTTTACCAAGTATTAAATTCTTCGCTATTCACTTAATGTTAGGATTAGCTTTAATATTTTTACATTATGAAACAAAGAATATTGGTTTTACTAATAACAAATTCTTATGCAGAATCATCGACTGGATATTAATTGCACTTTCATTTATAACAGGTTTATATATTATTATTAACTTTGATTTTTATACTCAAGTTATGCAGACAAGTGTTTTAACTTATCAAGTATTATTCTTTGGAATAATTGTTGTAGGCTTGGTTTTGATAGCATCCATAAAAGTATTGGGATATATATTACCATCCATTGCAACAATAATGATTATTTATGCTATATTTGGCAATAATATATCTGGCATAATGGGTCACAAAGGTTACTCTTTTATGCGAGTTGTTGCTACAGTATATAGTGATTTAGGTGTATATGGTACACCTATCGCGGTATCTGCTACCAATGTATTCTTATTTGTGCTTTTTGCCGCTTTACTTGGCGCAACAGGTGCTGATGAAATATTTAGAGATTTAGCCATAGCCCTAGCTGGTAAAAAAAGAGGCGGACCAGCAAAAATGGCAGTAATTGCCAGCACTTTTTTCGGAACACTTTCAGGGAGTTGTGTTGCTAATGTTGTAAGTACTGGGGCTTTTACAATTCCTCTTATGAAAAAAGAAGGATACCCCAAAAAATTCGCAGGAGCAGTAGAAGCAGTAGCATCAACTGGCGGACAAATTATGCCGCCCATTATGGGTGCTGCTGCATTTGTTCTAGCAGATATAGCGGGTCTACCATATACTACAGTATGTCTAGCGGCTCTATTACCTGCCCTTATGTATTATACTGTATTAATAAAAATGGTTGATTTAGAAGCTATCAAAAGATCCTTTAGTGGTATGCCGGAGGATAAGATTCCTAATGCAAAAAAAGTAGCTAAAAAAGGTATGAAATTATTTATTCCCGTCATTGTACTTCTATTTCAATTATTTATCATGAAAGAGACACCTATGAAATCAGCCATTTGGGCAATACTTGCGATTATTATTTGTGGATTTCTTGATAAAAGAAATAGATTAACATTAGCTAAACTGGCATATGGCTTTAGAAGTGCAGGTAAATCTATCACACAGGTTGTAGCAGCATGTGCAACATCCGGTATAGTAATAGGTATGTTTGCCCTAACTGGTTTAGGTTTAAAATTCTCTAGTACAATCGTAGCATTAGGCAGGGATAATATACTTCTTAGTCTATTGCTGGCTATGTTTGTATGTATTATATTAGGTATGGGACTCCCTACTACAGCAGCATATATCATATGTGCAACTGCAATAGCACCTGCACTTATTAAAATTGGAATCGAACCCTTGGCAGCACATCTGTTTCTTTTATATTTTGCTTGCATTTCTGCTATTACCCCTCCTGTTGCTGTTGCTTCATACGCCGCTTCTGGAATTGCAGAAGAAGATTCAATGTCAGTTAGTCTAGAGGCCGTTAAATTGGGTATAGCAGGATTTGTGTTACCATTTACATTTACGTACAATTCACAATTTGTCAGTTTTGGATTTAATTTAACAACATTAGTAACCTGGGTTAGTGGATTTATCTTTTGTTATTCTGTTGCTTATGCAATTCAAGGCTATGTGAATACTAATGTGAAGACAAGTGTTATTGAGAGAATAGCTTTTTTATCAATTGCTATTTTTATGCTAAAAGCAAACTTAATTTCATTAACTGTAGGCGGAATAATGTTTTTATTATTGGTAAAAGGCAGAAAGATATTAAAAAAGAAAAATTATTAA
- a CDS encoding LacI family DNA-binding transcriptional regulator, giving the protein MATIKDVAREAGVSISTVSKIINKSSPISAATTEKVEAVMKKLHYYPNTRARNFARQATKNIVYMMKIEKNVAFTNPHSFEIMCGIQEALAKKDYNLTLVSSNSEEDISKLIDKIIYQKSADGIIIHASAFDPTIESVITKSNFPHMLIGKPDYNSALCWVDINNYLSGEITAKHVIELGYNKIAFIGGAEDDQISAHRLEGARTIINRSHGTLLHNEYTDSSKEMSFEVMHKILREKKTPDTVICANNNIALGVVNAIKYNDFKIPDDISVITFDDYPYSRITEPMLSVVNIDVFDMGYQAAKTLLRKIKNPNLQVQSYSTLPTLIERGSTVKS; this is encoded by the coding sequence ATGGCAACCATAAAAGATGTGGCACGAGAAGCTGGAGTATCCATCTCAACAGTATCTAAGATTATAAATAAATCCTCTCCAATATCAGCCGCTACGACAGAGAAGGTTGAAGCTGTCATGAAAAAATTACACTATTATCCTAATACAAGAGCAAGGAATTTTGCTAGACAGGCGACAAAGAATATCGTTTATATGATGAAAATTGAAAAGAATGTAGCTTTTACTAATCCCCATTCTTTTGAAATTATGTGTGGAATCCAGGAAGCTCTTGCAAAAAAAGACTATAACCTGACTCTTGTAAGTTCTAATTCTGAGGAAGATATATCTAAGCTCATTGATAAAATAATCTATCAAAAAAGTGCTGATGGTATCATTATTCATGCCTCGGCATTTGACCCTACCATAGAAAGTGTTATAACAAAGTCCAATTTTCCTCATATGCTTATAGGCAAGCCAGATTATAACAGCGCTTTATGCTGGGTTGATATTAACAATTATTTATCTGGAGAAATCACAGCAAAACATGTTATTGAATTGGGTTACAACAAGATAGCTTTCATAGGCGGAGCTGAAGATGATCAAATATCTGCTCATCGTTTGGAAGGTGCAAGAACCATTATAAATCGCAGTCACGGAACTCTACTTCATAATGAATATACGGATTCTTCCAAGGAGATGAGTTTTGAAGTGATGCATAAGATACTCCGAGAGAAAAAGACACCTGATACTGTAATCTGTGCTAATAACAATATAGCCCTTGGTGTAGTAAACGCTATTAAATACAATGATTTCAAGATACCTGATGATATATCTGTAATCACTTTTGATGATTATCCTTATTCTCGTATCACTGAGCCTATGTTATCTGTAGTTAATATTGATGTTTTTGATATGGGTTATCAGGCTGCTAAGACATTACTAAGAAAGATTAAGAATCCTAATCTTCAGGTTCAGTCTTATTCTACTTTGCCTACGTTGATTGAAAGAGGCTCCACTGTAAAATCCTAA
- a CDS encoding PPC domain-containing DNA-binding protein produces MLYILNIPRNGDIKNEIIDFVLKKGWEKAYISGAIGSVTDICMVNPQNDNIPPNLKGETISGPSEILSFSGEVMKKKYMSNIMKKIYTDDDKPYFIHIHISCSTKGQKVYGGGLRKCTAFLGLKIFLHEIY; encoded by the coding sequence ATGCTATATATACTTAATATTCCAAGAAATGGTGATATAAAAAATGAAATCATAGATTTTGTATTAAAAAAAGGTTGGGAAAAAGCTTATATTAGCGGCGCAATAGGTTCTGTTACTGATATATGTATGGTAAATCCACAAAATGACAATATACCACCAAACTTAAAAGGGGAGACAATAAGTGGTCCAAGCGAAATACTAAGTTTCTCAGGCGAGGTGATGAAAAAAAAGTACATGAGTAATATTATGAAAAAAATTTATACTGATGACGATAAACCCTATTTCATCCATATTCATATAAGCTGCTCAACAAAGGGTCAAAAAGTTTATGGTGGAGGACTAAGAAAATGTACAGCTTTTCTTGGTTTAAAGATTTTTTTACATGAAATATACTAA
- a CDS encoding extracellular solute-binding protein — MKKLLAILLIATLCMSTIVGCGKKKEEDKDTTTNLESENTSGDKKEEAKEPTHIKIWYETQEAIAEELQKELDKLAPEIVVSVERKEKLTETLKLVGNDPSSAPDMYFFAHDKIGIFAEMGILSPITNFIPESTFDDFIPMTVSAATYKDQIYQLPIYFESLLFMYNKALMKEAPRTTDDLLAYMEVNTKDGNYGFVEQHSTAYFTVGWIHAYDGFVINDKAEPGLDLKETKDAIKYHKQFVKYMPIDGDYNTMTTLFKEGKAHSTIGGPWLIPDLVENGIDIGIAPMPVVNETLKAISPFAGIQGICVLKGAESKKEAVAKVLEQLSKPDIGINLAKAIGSAPVNNNCYEDDAVKSNEIVMTLKKASATAVPMPNVPEMDVMWAITENLLSSVNKGDADPVTASDEAQKKALEQIEAMK, encoded by the coding sequence ATGAAAAAATTATTAGCTATCTTACTGATTGCCACTCTATGCATGAGTACTATTGTAGGTTGTGGCAAGAAAAAAGAGGAAGACAAAGATACTACTACAAATTTAGAAAGTGAGAACACTTCGGGGGATAAGAAAGAAGAAGCTAAAGAACCAACACATATTAAAATCTGGTACGAAACACAAGAGGCCATAGCTGAAGAACTTCAAAAAGAACTTGATAAATTGGCTCCAGAGATAGTTGTATCTGTTGAAAGAAAAGAAAAGTTGACAGAGACTCTAAAACTTGTTGGAAATGATCCAAGTAGTGCACCTGATATGTATTTCTTTGCACATGACAAGATAGGAATATTTGCTGAAATGGGTATTTTATCACCTATTACCAACTTCATTCCTGAATCAACATTTGATGATTTTATACCTATGACTGTCAGCGCAGCTACTTATAAAGATCAAATCTATCAATTACCTATTTACTTTGAATCTTTGTTGTTCATGTATAACAAAGCTCTTATGAAAGAGGCTCCAAGAACAACTGATGATTTATTGGCTTATATGGAAGTTAATACAAAAGATGGTAATTATGGATTTGTTGAGCAGCATAGTACAGCTTATTTTACTGTAGGATGGATTCATGCTTATGATGGATTCGTTATCAACGATAAAGCTGAACCAGGTCTTGATCTTAAAGAAACAAAAGATGCTATCAAATATCATAAACAATTTGTAAAATATATGCCAATAGATGGTGATTATAATACCATGACTACATTATTCAAAGAAGGTAAGGCTCATTCTACTATTGGTGGACCATGGTTAATTCCAGACCTAGTAGAGAATGGAATTGATATTGGTATAGCTCCTATGCCTGTTGTAAATGAAACATTAAAAGCTATCAGTCCATTTGCTGGTATCCAAGGTATATGTGTATTAAAAGGAGCAGAAAGCAAGAAGGAAGCAGTAGCGAAAGTTCTAGAACAGTTATCTAAACCTGATATAGGTATCAACTTAGCAAAAGCTATTGGTTCAGCACCAGTAAACAATAACTGTTATGAGGATGATGCAGTCAAGAGTAATGAGATCGTCATGACACTTAAAAAAGCTTCTGCAACAGCAGTACCAATGCCTAACGTACCAGAAATGGATGTTATGTGGGCTATAACTGAGAATCTATTATCAAGTGTAAATAAAGGGGATGCAGATCCTGTGACAGCTTCAGATGAAGCTCAGAAAAAAGCACTGGAACAGATTGAAGCTATGAAATAA
- a CDS encoding alpha-amylase family glycosyl hydrolase — translation MKKKIVAFFMVMMCVVCQLNVPVSASTSALGPVTPKDVVYQIITDRFADGDPSNNVPSSAQLFDDSNNDNKGDGDDLKLYQGGDFQGIIDKIPYLKGMGVTAVWISAPYENRDTPIIDYQPGGSQDIWTSFHGYHVRNYFATNKHFGSMKKFEQLRDALHANGIKLVIDFVTNHSSRWLNPTDNFSPEDGKLYEPDKDSNGNYVFDANGEPVDLNGDGQLENLLADPHNDTQGFFHGLGDRGGDTSSFGFRHKELGSLADYSQENGVVVEYLEKAAQFWVDKGIDGLRHDATLHMNPAFVKGLKDSIDSKSNGPLTHFGEFFIGRPDPKYDEYQSFPDRTGVNNLDFEFFRCITSTFGDFSTSMADFGNMLCYTTSDYTYENQTVTFLDNHDVTRFGYYQARREVYNAALVALLTSRGTPNIYYGTEQYMTPNTNSDVGGRMFMEVDSSFNTSTDAYNIIKNMSDLRQENDALAYGTTQILYSNNDVLVMTRKFFDKEVLIAINRQPDNSVAVNTNVTTGFADGNYNDELNGIMKACGIVVSNGGKVYVGTLPGGYAGVWSYNPNNNGPKIGNVMSTMGRAGNKVYIYGNNLDGNVDVKFDNVSASVVSNTANYIEAIVPNVAAGEVNITVTNNGSTSNTFGYTVLSGDQVQTIFRVNANTGFGDTIHVVGSIPELGNWDTNKCTEAMMNPNYPQWFLPVSVPANTSFEFKFIKKDANGNVTWESGSNRVFTSTSDINGTSETPVYNWN, via the coding sequence ATGAAGAAGAAAATAGTAGCTTTTTTCATGGTTATGATGTGTGTAGTTTGTCAGTTGAATGTTCCAGTTAGTGCTAGTACTTCGGCACTTGGACCTGTTACACCTAAGGATGTGGTATATCAGATTATTACTGACCGTTTTGCAGATGGTGACCCATCAAATAATGTACCATCATCAGCTCAGCTATTTGATGATAGTAATAACGATAATAAAGGTGATGGAGATGACTTAAAGCTCTATCAAGGGGGAGACTTTCAAGGAATAATTGATAAAATACCTTATTTAAAAGGTATGGGTGTAACTGCAGTTTGGATTAGTGCACCTTATGAAAATCGTGACACACCTATTATTGACTATCAACCAGGTGGAAGTCAAGATATATGGACTAGTTTCCACGGTTATCATGTAAGAAACTATTTTGCAACTAATAAACACTTTGGATCAATGAAGAAGTTTGAACAATTAAGAGATGCCCTACATGCTAATGGAATCAAACTTGTAATTGATTTTGTAACAAATCATAGTAGTCGTTGGTTGAATCCAACAGATAATTTCAGCCCTGAAGATGGAAAACTATATGAACCTGATAAGGATTCTAATGGTAATTACGTATTTGATGCTAATGGAGAACCAGTGGATCTTAATGGTGACGGTCAATTAGAGAATCTATTGGCAGACCCACATAATGATACACAAGGATTTTTCCATGGTCTAGGAGACAGAGGTGGAGATACATCATCATTTGGTTTCAGACATAAAGAGTTAGGTTCATTAGCTGATTATTCTCAAGAAAATGGTGTTGTAGTAGAGTACTTAGAAAAAGCAGCTCAATTCTGGGTTGATAAAGGAATTGATGGACTTAGACATGATGCGACTTTACATATGAATCCTGCATTTGTAAAAGGTCTAAAAGATAGTATTGACAGTAAGAGTAACGGACCTTTGACACACTTTGGAGAATTCTTCATTGGTAGACCTGATCCAAAATATGATGAGTATCAATCATTCCCAGATAGAACTGGTGTCAATAACCTTGACTTTGAGTTTTTTAGATGTATAACTAGTACATTTGGAGATTTCAGTACCAGCATGGCTGATTTTGGTAATATGTTATGTTATACAACTAGTGATTACACTTATGAAAATCAAACAGTTACTTTCCTTGATAATCATGATGTAACTAGATTCGGTTATTATCAAGCACGTAGAGAAGTTTACAATGCAGCATTGGTAGCGCTTCTTACATCAAGAGGAACTCCTAATATCTACTATGGTACAGAACAGTATATGACACCTAACACAAATAGTGATGTTGGGGGAAGAATGTTCATGGAAGTAGATTCAAGTTTCAATACATCTACAGATGCTTATAACATCATCAAGAACATGTCAGACCTAAGACAAGAAAATGATGCATTGGCTTATGGAACAACACAAATACTTTATTCAAATAATGATGTATTAGTTATGACACGTAAGTTCTTTGATAAAGAAGTATTAATAGCTATAAATCGTCAGCCTGACAATTCAGTGGCAGTTAATACTAATGTAACTACTGGTTTTGCAGATGGTAATTATAATGATGAACTTAATGGCATAATGAAAGCCTGCGGAATCGTAGTTTCAAATGGTGGTAAAGTGTATGTAGGTACGTTACCAGGAGGATATGCAGGTGTATGGTCTTATAATCCTAACAATAACGGACCTAAGATCGGTAATGTTATGTCAACTATGGGGCGTGCAGGAAACAAAGTTTATATCTATGGAAATAACTTAGATGGAAACGTTGATGTGAAATTTGATAATGTAAGTGCATCAGTTGTTTCAAATACAGCAAATTATATAGAAGCTATAGTACCTAATGTAGCTGCTGGTGAAGTTAATATTACAGTTACAAATAATGGAAGTACAAGTAATACTTTTGGATATACAGTTTTATCTGGTGACCAAGTACAGACTATATTCCGTGTGAATGCCAATACTGGTTTTGGTGATACAATTCATGTTGTAGGTAGTATTCCAGAGCTAGGTAATTGGGATACCAACAAGTGTACAGAAGCTATGATGAATCCTAACTATCCACAATGGTTCTTACCAGTTAGTGTACCAGCCAATACTTCTTTTGAATTCAAATTCATTAAAAAAGATGCCAATGGTAATGTAACTTGGGAATCAGGGTCTAACAGAGTATTTACTTCTACATCCGATATTAACGGTACATCTGAAACACCTGTTTATAATTGGAACTAG